The segment CTTGGTGATGATCACGCGGTTGGCCGAGAGGCGCCAGCCGGGCACGTTGCGGGCGTTGCCGAAGCGCAGGGCCTCGGCCACCTCGATGGCCACGCGGATGGCGTCGGCCGTCGGCACCTTCTGATGGGCGCGGAAGAGTTCGCCCAGGCTCTGGCCCTCGACGAACTCCATCGCGCAGAAGTGCACCCCGCCGTCGGTGTTCACGTCGTAGATGCTGGCGATGTTGGCGTGGTGGAGCTGGGCGGCGTAGCGGGCCGTCTTGTGGAAGCTCTCGGTGGTGAGGGCCTCGACGTCGGGGCTGAGCACCTTGAAGGCGACCAGGCGGCCCATGGCGGTGTGGTTGGCCTTGTAGGTCGAGCACAGGCGCCCGGTGGCGACCCGCTGGAGGATCTGGTGCCCGGCGATCTCGCGTCCCACCAGGGGGTCGGCCGCGGCGGCCGGGGGCGGCGTGGCGGAGGCGGCGGGGGGCGGCGTGTTCGCAGCGGGCGCCGCGGGCCGTTGGGGAGCGCCGCGCCGAGGGGAGGGGCCGCGCCGTGGCGAGGGGTTCAGAGCCATGGGACCGATGCGCCTCCTGGGCCGTGTGGTCAACGGGTCGGCAGGGTGGGCTCCTTGAACGAGTGGAGCCCGTGCACGTTGCCCTCGATCTGAGCGGAGGTCGAGCGCGGCTCGAAGCGCAGGTCGCCGCTGGCGAGCGCGGCGTGGAGCGCCGGCAGGTCGCGGCAGCCGGTCTTCTGCATCGAGTCGCGCACGCCTTGCACCAGGTAGGGGATGAAGGTGGTGAGCGAGCCGCGGTCCACCACGGTGCCGCTGACCCCGTGGGGCACGGGGATGCGGGTGGTTTGCGAGAAGTAGCGCTTGTCGCCGCCCTCGAGCTGGGCCTCGATGGAGCCCATGCCGCGGTAGCGCTTGACGCGCACGTTGCCCTCGTAGAAGTACTCGCCGGGGGCCTCCACGGTGCCGGCCAGCAGGTAGCCGAGCATCACGGTGTCGCCGCCGAGGGCCAGCGCCTTGCAGATGTGGCCGCTGGAGGTGATGCCGCCGTCGGCGATGACGGGGATGCCGCGCTCGTGCGCGGCCCGCGCGCAGGCGTAGACGGCGGAGGCCTGGGCGCGGCCGATGGCCGTGGTGACCTGGGTGATGCAGATGGAGCCCGGCCCCATGCCGATCCGCAGGGCGTCGGCCCCGGCGTCCATCAGGTGCTGGCATTGGCGCCGCGTCACCACGTTGCCGGCCACCACGTCGAGCTGCGGGTAGTTCGCCTTGATGTGCTCGATCATCCGGATCTGGTGCACGGAGTCGCCCTGGGAGGAGTCGATCACGATCACGTCCGCCCGCTGCTTCACCAGCTCGGCCAGGCGCTCGCGGTCGGGGTCGCGGGTCGAGATGGCGGCGCCGACGAGGAGTTGCTTGTCGGCGCCTTTGGTCGCGAGCGGGTAGTCTTCGTTCTTGCGCAGGTCGGTGCGTGCGACGAGCGACACGAGGCGGCCCTGGGCGTCCACGATCGGCAGCTTGCCCTTCTTGCTCTGGCGCAGGATGCGGTTGGCCTCGCGGAGCGTGATGCCCTTGGGCGCGGTCACCAGGTCGGTGGTCATCACCTCGCGGAGCGGCTTCGTGCGGTCGCGCTCGAAGTCAATGTCGCGATTGGTCACGATGCCCACCAGGCGGGTGTTGAGCGTGCCGTCCTCGGTGACCGGGATGCCCGAGTAGCCGTGTTCCTTCTTGATGCGGTCCACGTCGGCGATGCGGTGGTCGGGCGAGAGCACGACGGGGTCGGTGATGAAGCCGTTCTCGAAGCGCTTGACCCGCCGCACGTGCTCGCACTGCTGCTCGACGGTGTTGTTGTAGTGGATGATGCCAATGCCGCCGAGGAGCGCGAGGCCGATGGCCATCGAGCTCTCGGTCACGGTGTCCATGGGCGACGACACGATGGGGAGCTGGAGGTTGATGCGCCGCGTGAGGCGCGTGGCCAGGCTCACGTCGTCGAGGGCGAAGGAGATGTGTCCGGGGAGGATGTTGATGTCGTCGTAGGCGAGGCCGCCGTATTTCTCGAAAAGACTTTCCGCGTCGTAGCCATCGGGCTTCATGCGGGTGTTTCCTGCCGGTGTCGGGAACGAGGGAGCCGAGCCGGCTCTGGCAATCGAGAATACAACAAGCCGCTTGA is part of the Planctomycetota bacterium genome and harbors:
- the guaB gene encoding IMP dehydrogenase, which translates into the protein MKPDGYDAESLFEKYGGLAYDDINILPGHISFALDDVSLATRLTRRINLQLPIVSSPMDTVTESSMAIGLALLGGIGIIHYNNTVEQQCEHVRRVKRFENGFITDPVVLSPDHRIADVDRIKKEHGYSGIPVTEDGTLNTRLVGIVTNRDIDFERDRTKPLREVMTTDLVTAPKGITLREANRILRQSKKGKLPIVDAQGRLVSLVARTDLRKNEDYPLATKGADKQLLVGAAISTRDPDRERLAELVKQRADVIVIDSSQGDSVHQIRMIEHIKANYPQLDVVAGNVVTRRQCQHLMDAGADALRIGMGPGSICITQVTTAIGRAQASAVYACARAAHERGIPVIADGGITSSGHICKALALGGDTVMLGYLLAGTVEAPGEYFYEGNVRVKRYRGMGSIEAQLEGGDKRYFSQTTRIPVPHGVSGTVVDRGSLTTFIPYLVQGVRDSMQKTGCRDLPALHAALASGDLRFEPRSTSAQIEGNVHGLHSFKEPTLPTR